In Candidatus Zixiibacteriota bacterium, the genomic window ACCGGCGGCCCGGATCGTTGGAGGTTTGGGTCCTTATGGCATGCCGACGGCGAGTTCCTCAGAGTCGCCGGCGACACTGCGTTTGGCGCCGATCAGTTGCCTGACCGTTTCTTTCAACCCGGCCTTGTTTGACGGTGTCAGCAGACACGCGTCGGCCAGCCAGGTATAAAAATCGTTCCAGTAGTTGTAGTAGTCGCACGACAGCAATACTGACACGCGCGGCTTCTGCTGGATCAGCTTGTCCAGCACGCGATGACATTCCTCACCTTGCTGCTGCGGATTGAGAATCACCAAATCCACCGCGCGATTCCTCTTGAGAAAGTCGAACATCCCTTTCTCCGTGCTGACTGAATGCGGACTGTACCCCTCTTGCTTAAGTGCCTCCTCGCACTCGACGCGAAACGTGTCATCGTGGCTCAAAATCAGAATATTTCGCATCCCGGCAACCTCCATGTAGTCCCCAATCGAGAATTTTGACTCTGTAAACGTCCGGCCTCGACAGCCTGTGCAACCCAGTTTCGCAACTGGCGACGGCTGTACCAAGCATTCAAAATTTATACGCCCAATCTCCGTGCGGGCTTCAGACCTGTCTACTAAAATTTCAATCGGAGTGCAGAATTTACATTTCTGTGATGGACGCCGAAACCGGCCACGTTCCCCCTCCCGGAATATCGCCTCTCGGCACGACTCCAGACGACGCTGCAAAAATCGCCTCCCCGTCATGCTGGCCGCACGGCAAATCGCCGCACCGAAGCCCTGCATAGCTCCGTCTAAATCGCCTGTTCTGTCATGTGAATCGACCGTCCTTTCATGATGCAAGTAGTACTTGCCAAGGTTACGGGCAGTGCGCAAAAGACTTGTTGCGCTTATCTGGCTTTCGGTGAACGAGTATGCCGGAGCGTATAGCTCTGCTTTTGCTCAAATGTTCGCAGGGAAAACGCACTCAGTCGGCTGTCACAAATAGGACGCCGCCCCCTGATCTTGACAACGCCCACTGGGAACTCTCAATGATTCCCGCTCTCGTGCCGGCATAAATCAAGAGAAGCCGTAATGCAGAGCACTACGGCTTCTCCTGTTAGAGGAAGACTGAAATCGGTTTCCTATTTGCTTGCTTTCTTGATACGTCCGCTGCCGTTGACGCTGCTGTGAACAGCCTCCGGCTTGCCGGAGTAAGTAATGTTCCCACTGCCGTTGATCTCGGCTTCAAGCTCGCCGTTGGCGAGGACCATCGCCTCACCGCTGCCGTTGATAGTCACCGTCACGTCGCCGGAGGTCAAGTCGGCCGTATTGACCTCGCCCGACCCATTGATCTCGATGTCGACCATGTCCGACTTCCCATCGACGCGAATCGTCCCCGATCCGCTCAGGTCGACTCGGAAGCGTTTGGAATCAACGTTGGCGATATCGATATCTCCCGATCCCTGCGAACGAATCAGTTCCAGGCTGGGCACGGTAATCTTAATAACCAACTCAGACTCCGACGAAAACGACTCGTCGCTCTCGATGACCAGAGTCTTGCCGTCGATATCAGTGCGGATGAAGTCGATCAAATTGTCATCGAAGGTAAGCTCGACCGACTGCGGCTTGCCCACCACAATCGTCATCTCTACCGCCAGGTTGGACTCGACGCGATTAAACGTATTCACGGTCCGCGACTCCGTCGTCATCTTACCGCTACCGCGGATCCCGGAGTCGTGGCGGCCGGTGTTATGACTCCGATTCTTGCCAAATGCACCGGCAGTCGCAAACAGGCCCGCCAGAGTTACCAACAATACAATCTTGTGAATCTTCATGAACGGCTCCCGCAATTGTCTAACAGTTGGCTTTGAATACGGATCAGCGACCGGCGAGGTTGCGGTTTTTTTCTGTGGGCAGTTAATGCTGGCCAAGAT contains:
- a CDS encoding DUF2807 domain-containing protein, which codes for MKIHKIVLLVTLAGLFATAGAFGKNRSHNTGRHDSGIRGSGKMTTESRTVNTFNRVESNLAVEMTIVVGKPQSVELTFDDNLIDFIRTDIDGKTLVIESDESFSSESELVIKITVPSLELIRSQGSGDIDIANVDSKRFRVDLSGSGTIRVDGKSDMVDIEINGSGEVNTADLTSGDVTVTINGSGEAMVLANGELEAEINGSGNITYSGKPEAVHSSVNGSGRIKKASK